A region from the Hydra vulgaris chromosome 10, alternate assembly HydraT2T_AEP genome encodes:
- the LOC136085758 gene encoding uncharacterized protein LOC136085758 produces MLKVLNGEQEKWPLSLDGILFAFRTTCHKSTGVTPFQIMYAREPVLPLHCINNEQSLILDVPVDLDKEEGILELVDLHENLKQIKNIQCIIHEEVEKNIKKSQLRQKKDYEKRHKNQIQFNIGDEVFVYNLRRADRKGDKGKSVWDGPYEVIEIFIDKGLYQLKQKNGEILRTKHHGSNMKLFEKRSEIETPKKRCDEVSDIKSEPLKIVEVLMGH; encoded by the exons ATGCTTAAAGTTCTAAATGGAGAGCAAGAAAAATGGCCTCTTTCATTAGATGGCATACTGTTTGCATTTCGAACAACTTGCCACAAGTCAACTGGAGTTACTCCCTTTCAAATTATGTATGCCAGGGAGCCAGTCTTACCCTTACATTGCATCAATAATGAGCAAAGCTTAATTCTTGATGTACCTGTTGATTTAGACAAAGAAGaag gtatTTTGGAACTGGTTGATTTGCATGAAAActtgaaacaaattaaaaatatccaGTGTATAATTCATGaagaagtagaaaaaaatataaagaaatctCAATTGAGACAAAAGAAGGACTATGAAAAACGTCACAAAAACCAAATTCAATTCAATATAGGTGATgaagtttttgtttacaatcTTAGACGAGCTGATAGAAAGGGGGATAAAGGAAAATCTGTTTGGGATGGCCCGTATGaagttattgaaatatttattgataaaggaCTTTATCAGTTGAAACAAAAGAATGGGGAAATACTTCGTACCAAGCACCATGGTTCAAATATGAAACTTTTCGAGAAAAGATCTGAGATTGAAACACCTAAAAAAAGATGCGATGAGGTGTCTGATATTAAATCTGaacctttaaaaattgttgaagtTCTTATGGGGCACTGA